Proteins encoded in a region of the Vanessa atalanta chromosome 23, ilVanAtal1.2, whole genome shotgun sequence genome:
- the LOC125073056 gene encoding uncharacterized protein LOC125073056, with translation MGKPKYDPPTSTYPYKISKRLNILSIPRKYIIDTGEGMPALTPRGIRKSAINSHISDRVNDAAWPYLRRFLIIKRMYKNRFSAERIERIDRMIEAANATCYSKLANCVLDLKKQDTKDVKKKRGWTESEWKKHMDYISQIAGPKKDFRSTPVRRGQGKPLDLLLPRINQICHLPEFKVYRRLSKEDWYRDPVKVPPNALKYVISDRIKKLAAHRVIPQAGFD, from the exons ATGGGTAAGCCTAAGTATGATCCTCCGACGAGCACATACCCGTACAAGATATCGAAGAGGTTAAATATTCTTAGTATACCTAGGAAATACATCATAGATACAGGTGAAGGTATGCCAGCATTGACTCCCAGGGGAATAAGGAAATCTGCAATTAATAGTCACATATCTGACAGAGTGAATGACGCCGCTTGGCCCTACTTACG tcgttttcttataataaaacgaaTGTACAAGAATAGATTCAGTGCAGAACGTATAGAACGAATTGATCGTATGATTGAAGCCGCCAATGCGACTTGTTATTCTAAACTAGCGAACTGCGTGCTTGATCTTAAGAAACAAGATACGAAAGACGTCAAGAAGAAACGAGGATGGACTGAAAGTGAATGGAAAAAGCACATGGACTATATTAGTCAAATCGCTGGACCGAAAAAAGACTTCAGGTCGACTCCAGTTAGG AGAGGCCAAGGTAAACCTTTGGATCTTTTGCTGCCAAGAATCAATCAAATTTGCCACTTGCCTGAATTCAAAGTTTACAGAAGATTATCTAAAGAAGATTGGTACAGGGACCCTGTAAAG gtacCACCGAATGCGCTCAAATATGTGATATCGGATCGAATAAAGAAGCTAGCTGCTCATAGAGTTATACCGCAGGCTGGTTTTGACTGA
- the LOC125073055 gene encoding isocitrate dehydrogenase [NAD] subunit beta, mitochondrial isoform X1 gives MSLITRNVFRALVQGTQHASKGLHTSAVNSDKNVCFAPLSISTLQTSKEGRIKCTLIPGDGVGPELVYSVQEVFKAAGIPVDFESFFFSEVNPTLSAPLEDVVGSIARNKICIKGILATPDFSHTGELQTLNMKLRNALDLYANVVHVKSLPNVKSRHQDVDCIIIREQTEGEYSALEHESVPGVVECLKIITAAKSERIAKFAFDYAVKLRRRKVTAVHKANIMKLGDGLFLRSCEEIAKLYPRIQFEKMIVDNCTMQMVSNPNQFDVMVTPNLYGNIVDNLASGLVGGAGVVAGASYSADCAVFEQGARHVFSGAVGKNIANPTAMLLCSANLLAHVNLHSYSKMIKNAINKVLTDGKVRTKDLGGQSTTKDFTYAVIHCLTT, from the exons ATGTCCCTTATAACCAGAAACGTATTCCGTGCCTTGGTCCAG GGAACACAACATGCCAGCAAAGGTTTGCACACGAGTGCGGTAAACTCTGACAAAAACGTATGTTTCGCGCCACTTTCAATCAGCACCTTG CAAACAAGCAAGGAGGGACGTATCAAGTGCACACTTATTCCCGGTGATGGCGTCGGACCAGAACTTGTTTATTCCGTTCAAGAAGTTTTCAAG GCGGCAGGCATCCCCGTGGACTTCGAATCCTTCTTTTTCTCCGAGGTGAACCCCACGTTGAGTGCGCCGTTGGAAGATGTCGTAGGCTCCATTGCAAGAAATAAGATTTGTATAAAG GGTATCTTAGCAACTCCTGATTTTTCCCATACTGGCGAGCTACAAACTCTTAACATGAAACTGCGTAACGCTTTGGATCTGTATGCCAACGTCGTCCACGTTAAATCGCTTCCCAATGTGAAGAGCCGTCACCAGGACGTCGACTGCATCATCATCAGAGAACAGACAGAAGGCGAATACTCTGCCCTTGAACACGAATCTGTGCCTG GAGTGGTGGAGTGTCTGAAGATCATAACGGCCGCCAAGTCGGAGCGTATTGCGAAGTTCGCGTTCGACTACGCCGTGAAGCTGCGCCGGCGCAAGGTGACGGCCGTGCACAAGGCCAACATCATGAAGCTGGGCGACGGACTCTTCCTGCGCAGCTGCGAGGAG ATTGCAAAGCTGTACCCCCGCATCCAGTTCGAGAAGATGATCGTGGACAACTGCACGATGCAGATGGTGTCGAACCCGAACCAATTCGACGTGATGGTGACCCCCAACCTGTACGGTAACATCGTGGACAACCTCGCCAGCGGGCTGGTTGGCGGTGCCGGCGTGGTCGCCGGAGCCTCCTACAGCGCAGACTGCGCCGTCTTCGAGCAG GGCGCGCGCCACGTGTTCTCGGGCGCCGTGGGCAAGAACATCGCCAACCCGACCGCCATGCTGCTGTGCTCCGCCAACCTGCTGGCGCACGTCAACCTGCACTCGTACTCCAAGATGATCAAGAATGCCATTAACAA AGTCCTGACAGACGGAAAAGTCAGAACAAAGGACCTCGGTGGTCAGTCCACCACTAAAGATTTCACATACGCCGTCATCCACTGCCTCACTACCTAA
- the LOC125073146 gene encoding P3 protein-like isoform X2 yields the protein MCPIWPLHLIILYIVAICPMWVLCQAAPNYLAKFLSETVEIHMGEYYYVNVTVTGSDLQVGDKLSLVTENEHIASGKWNSTYLLTDLDVNKGSFYGRLRVDGHFLGRTELVVEANRGTAQYIANGTLPITVTRPQRVIDTIFTTSVAVFVSLIFINFGCAMHWPTVKGVLKRPIGPAIGMCGQFIFMPLISFGLGFLIFPNSPAMRLGMFFTGVSPGGGASNIWTFILGGNLNLSLAMTTISTLASFAFMPAWLFSLGQVVFANASIVVPYVRIATFVAGLIIPLMIGLAMQKLTPRVAAFMVRILKGFSTTLLLFIIIFAIVTNLYIFELFSWEIVVAGMCIPWLGYAVGYVGARLLRQSHEDALAISVEIGIQNTGIAIFLLRYALPQPEADLTTVVPVSVAIMTPVPNTIVYIIQKIMSWGCKPSETEMPTKKSWRTTSNQFPRPLSPASSLPLMSNKQEENWSSSS from the exons ATGTGTCCAATATGGCCACTacatctaataattttatacatagtgGCAATTTGTCCTATGTGGGTGCTGTGCCAAGCAGCACCGAACTACCTCGCTAAATTCCTGTCGGAAACGGTGGAGATTCACATGGGCGAATATTATTACGTCAACGTTACTGTCACAG GATCAGATCTGCAAGTAGGTGATAAATTATCGCTAGTTACGGAAAATGAACATATAGCGTCAGGAAAATGGAATTCAACGTATCTCCTCACAGATTTAGATGTTAATAAGGGTAGTTTTTATGGCAGATTGAGGGTGGATGGACATTTTCTTG gtcGAACAGAATTAGTTGTAGAAGCAAATCGTGGTACTGCACAGTATATCGCAAATGGCACTCTACCAATTACGGTGACTAGGCCACAGCGAGTTATAGATACAATATTCACAACCAGTGTTGCTGTATTT GTTTCATTGATCTTCATTAACTTTGGATGCGCGATGCACTGGCCCACTGTTAAGGGCGTGCTGAAGAGACCCATCGGTCCAGCCATCGGTATGTGTGGACAGTTCATCTTTATGCCTctg ATATCATTCGGTCTCGGTTTTCTTATATTCCCGAACTCGCCCGCTATGCGATTAGGAATGTTTTTCACGGGCGTATCGCCCGGTGGCGGAGCGTCGAATATATGGACATTTATATTGGGAGGAAATCTTAATTTATCGCTGGCCATGACCACCATATCTACCCTGGCCTCCTTCG CATTCATGCCAGCCTGGCTGTTCTCTCTCGGACAAGTTGTATTCGCAAATGCGAGCATCGTGGTGCCATACGTTCGTATAGCTACGTTCGTCGCCGGCCTCATTATCCCCTTAATGATCGGCTTGGCCATGCAGAAGCTCACGCCAAGAGTGGCAGCGTTCATGGTCCGGATCCTCAAAGGATTTTCGACCACACTTCTCTTGTTCATCATCATATTCGCAATAGTGACGAATTTGTACATTTTTGAACTGTTCTCTTGGGAg ATAGTAGTGGCGGGTATGTGCATCCCATGGCTGGGCTACGCTGTGGGCTACGTGGGTGCACGCTTGCTGCGACAGTCGCACGAAGACGCACTCGCCATTTCTGTCGAAATCGGTATCCAGAACACCGGTATCGCCATCTTCCTGCTGCGATACGCGCTGCCACAGCCGGAGGCCGACCTCACCACGG TGGTACCAGTGTCAGTAGCGATCATGACACCTGTACCAAATACCATCGTATACATAATACAGAAGATTATGTCCTG GGGATGTAAGC CGTCAGAAACAGAAATGCCCACAAAAAAATCTTGGAGGACGACCTCAAACCAGTTTCCGAGGCCCCTGAGCCCGGCGTCATCTCTACCATTGATGTCAAATAAACAG GAGGAGAATTGGTCATCTTCTTCGTAA
- the LOC125073146 gene encoding ileal sodium/bile acid cotransporter-like isoform X3, translating into MCPIWPLHLIILYIVAICPMWVLCQAAPNYLAKFLSETVEIHMGEYYYVNVTVTGSDLQVGDKLSLVTENEHIASGKWNSTYLLTDLDVNKGSFYGRLRVDGHFLGRTELVVEANRGTAQYIANGTLPITVTRPQRVIDTIFTTSVAVFVSLIFINFGCAMHWPTVKGVLKRPIGPAIGMCGQFIFMPLISFGLGFLIFPNSPAMRLGMFFTGVSPGGGASNIWTFILGGNLNLSLAMTTISTLASFAFMPAWLFSLGQVVFANASIVVPYVRIATFVAGLIIPLMIGLAMQKLTPRVAAFMVRILKGFSTTLLLFIIIFAIVTNLYIFELFSWEIVVAGMCIPWLGYAVGYVGARLLRQSHEDALAISVEIGIQNTGIAIFLLRYALPQPEADLTTVVPVSVAIMTPVPNTIVYIIQKIMSCRGCKPSETEMPTKKSWRTTSNQFPRPLSPASSLPLMSNKQVSML; encoded by the exons ATGTGTCCAATATGGCCACTacatctaataattttatacatagtgGCAATTTGTCCTATGTGGGTGCTGTGCCAAGCAGCACCGAACTACCTCGCTAAATTCCTGTCGGAAACGGTGGAGATTCACATGGGCGAATATTATTACGTCAACGTTACTGTCACAG GATCAGATCTGCAAGTAGGTGATAAATTATCGCTAGTTACGGAAAATGAACATATAGCGTCAGGAAAATGGAATTCAACGTATCTCCTCACAGATTTAGATGTTAATAAGGGTAGTTTTTATGGCAGATTGAGGGTGGATGGACATTTTCTTG gtcGAACAGAATTAGTTGTAGAAGCAAATCGTGGTACTGCACAGTATATCGCAAATGGCACTCTACCAATTACGGTGACTAGGCCACAGCGAGTTATAGATACAATATTCACAACCAGTGTTGCTGTATTT GTTTCATTGATCTTCATTAACTTTGGATGCGCGATGCACTGGCCCACTGTTAAGGGCGTGCTGAAGAGACCCATCGGTCCAGCCATCGGTATGTGTGGACAGTTCATCTTTATGCCTctg ATATCATTCGGTCTCGGTTTTCTTATATTCCCGAACTCGCCCGCTATGCGATTAGGAATGTTTTTCACGGGCGTATCGCCCGGTGGCGGAGCGTCGAATATATGGACATTTATATTGGGAGGAAATCTTAATTTATCGCTGGCCATGACCACCATATCTACCCTGGCCTCCTTCG CATTCATGCCAGCCTGGCTGTTCTCTCTCGGACAAGTTGTATTCGCAAATGCGAGCATCGTGGTGCCATACGTTCGTATAGCTACGTTCGTCGCCGGCCTCATTATCCCCTTAATGATCGGCTTGGCCATGCAGAAGCTCACGCCAAGAGTGGCAGCGTTCATGGTCCGGATCCTCAAAGGATTTTCGACCACACTTCTCTTGTTCATCATCATATTCGCAATAGTGACGAATTTGTACATTTTTGAACTGTTCTCTTGGGAg ATAGTAGTGGCGGGTATGTGCATCCCATGGCTGGGCTACGCTGTGGGCTACGTGGGTGCACGCTTGCTGCGACAGTCGCACGAAGACGCACTCGCCATTTCTGTCGAAATCGGTATCCAGAACACCGGTATCGCCATCTTCCTGCTGCGATACGCGCTGCCACAGCCGGAGGCCGACCTCACCACGG TGGTACCAGTGTCAGTAGCGATCATGACACCTGTACCAAATACCATCGTATACATAATACAGAAGATTATGTCCTG CAGGGGATGTAAGC CGTCAGAAACAGAAATGCCCACAAAAAAATCTTGGAGGACGACCTCAAACCAGTTTCCGAGGCCCCTGAGCCCGGCGTCATCTCTACCATTGATGTCAAATAAACAGGTCTCAATGCTTTAG
- the LOC125073055 gene encoding isocitrate dehydrogenase [NAD] subunit beta, mitochondrial isoform X2, producing the protein MSLITRNVFRALVQGTQHASKGLHTSAVNSDKNQTSKEGRIKCTLIPGDGVGPELVYSVQEVFKAAGIPVDFESFFFSEVNPTLSAPLEDVVGSIARNKICIKGILATPDFSHTGELQTLNMKLRNALDLYANVVHVKSLPNVKSRHQDVDCIIIREQTEGEYSALEHESVPGVVECLKIITAAKSERIAKFAFDYAVKLRRRKVTAVHKANIMKLGDGLFLRSCEEIAKLYPRIQFEKMIVDNCTMQMVSNPNQFDVMVTPNLYGNIVDNLASGLVGGAGVVAGASYSADCAVFEQGARHVFSGAVGKNIANPTAMLLCSANLLAHVNLHSYSKMIKNAINKVLTDGKVRTKDLGGQSTTKDFTYAVIHCLTT; encoded by the exons ATGTCCCTTATAACCAGAAACGTATTCCGTGCCTTGGTCCAG GGAACACAACATGCCAGCAAAGGTTTGCACACGAGTGCGGTAAACTCTGACAAAAAC CAAACAAGCAAGGAGGGACGTATCAAGTGCACACTTATTCCCGGTGATGGCGTCGGACCAGAACTTGTTTATTCCGTTCAAGAAGTTTTCAAG GCGGCAGGCATCCCCGTGGACTTCGAATCCTTCTTTTTCTCCGAGGTGAACCCCACGTTGAGTGCGCCGTTGGAAGATGTCGTAGGCTCCATTGCAAGAAATAAGATTTGTATAAAG GGTATCTTAGCAACTCCTGATTTTTCCCATACTGGCGAGCTACAAACTCTTAACATGAAACTGCGTAACGCTTTGGATCTGTATGCCAACGTCGTCCACGTTAAATCGCTTCCCAATGTGAAGAGCCGTCACCAGGACGTCGACTGCATCATCATCAGAGAACAGACAGAAGGCGAATACTCTGCCCTTGAACACGAATCTGTGCCTG GAGTGGTGGAGTGTCTGAAGATCATAACGGCCGCCAAGTCGGAGCGTATTGCGAAGTTCGCGTTCGACTACGCCGTGAAGCTGCGCCGGCGCAAGGTGACGGCCGTGCACAAGGCCAACATCATGAAGCTGGGCGACGGACTCTTCCTGCGCAGCTGCGAGGAG ATTGCAAAGCTGTACCCCCGCATCCAGTTCGAGAAGATGATCGTGGACAACTGCACGATGCAGATGGTGTCGAACCCGAACCAATTCGACGTGATGGTGACCCCCAACCTGTACGGTAACATCGTGGACAACCTCGCCAGCGGGCTGGTTGGCGGTGCCGGCGTGGTCGCCGGAGCCTCCTACAGCGCAGACTGCGCCGTCTTCGAGCAG GGCGCGCGCCACGTGTTCTCGGGCGCCGTGGGCAAGAACATCGCCAACCCGACCGCCATGCTGCTGTGCTCCGCCAACCTGCTGGCGCACGTCAACCTGCACTCGTACTCCAAGATGATCAAGAATGCCATTAACAA AGTCCTGACAGACGGAAAAGTCAGAACAAAGGACCTCGGTGGTCAGTCCACCACTAAAGATTTCACATACGCCGTCATCCACTGCCTCACTACCTAA
- the LOC125073146 gene encoding P3 protein-like isoform X4 — MCPIWPLHLIILYIVAICPMWVLCQAAPNYLAKFLSETVEIHMGEYYYVNVTVTGSDLQVGDKLSLVTENEHIASGKWNSTYLLTDLDVNKGSFYGRLRVDGHFLGRTELVVEANRGTAQYIANGTLPITVTRPQRVIDTIFTTSVAVFVSLIFINFGCAMHWPTVKGVLKRPIGPAIGMCGQFIFMPLISFGLGFLIFPNSPAMRLGMFFTGVSPGGGASNIWTFILGGNLNLSLAMTTISTLASFAFMPAWLFSLGQVVFANASIVVPYVRIATFVAGLIIPLMIGLAMQKLTPRVAAFMVRILKGFSTTLLLFIIIFAIVTNLYIFELFSWEIVVAGMCIPWLGYAVGYVGARLLRQSHEDALAISVEIGIQNTGIAIFLLRYALPQPEADLTTVVPVSVAIMTPVPNTIVYIIQKIMSCVRNRNAHKKILEDDLKPVSEAPEPGVISTIDVK; from the exons ATGTGTCCAATATGGCCACTacatctaataattttatacatagtgGCAATTTGTCCTATGTGGGTGCTGTGCCAAGCAGCACCGAACTACCTCGCTAAATTCCTGTCGGAAACGGTGGAGATTCACATGGGCGAATATTATTACGTCAACGTTACTGTCACAG GATCAGATCTGCAAGTAGGTGATAAATTATCGCTAGTTACGGAAAATGAACATATAGCGTCAGGAAAATGGAATTCAACGTATCTCCTCACAGATTTAGATGTTAATAAGGGTAGTTTTTATGGCAGATTGAGGGTGGATGGACATTTTCTTG gtcGAACAGAATTAGTTGTAGAAGCAAATCGTGGTACTGCACAGTATATCGCAAATGGCACTCTACCAATTACGGTGACTAGGCCACAGCGAGTTATAGATACAATATTCACAACCAGTGTTGCTGTATTT GTTTCATTGATCTTCATTAACTTTGGATGCGCGATGCACTGGCCCACTGTTAAGGGCGTGCTGAAGAGACCCATCGGTCCAGCCATCGGTATGTGTGGACAGTTCATCTTTATGCCTctg ATATCATTCGGTCTCGGTTTTCTTATATTCCCGAACTCGCCCGCTATGCGATTAGGAATGTTTTTCACGGGCGTATCGCCCGGTGGCGGAGCGTCGAATATATGGACATTTATATTGGGAGGAAATCTTAATTTATCGCTGGCCATGACCACCATATCTACCCTGGCCTCCTTCG CATTCATGCCAGCCTGGCTGTTCTCTCTCGGACAAGTTGTATTCGCAAATGCGAGCATCGTGGTGCCATACGTTCGTATAGCTACGTTCGTCGCCGGCCTCATTATCCCCTTAATGATCGGCTTGGCCATGCAGAAGCTCACGCCAAGAGTGGCAGCGTTCATGGTCCGGATCCTCAAAGGATTTTCGACCACACTTCTCTTGTTCATCATCATATTCGCAATAGTGACGAATTTGTACATTTTTGAACTGTTCTCTTGGGAg ATAGTAGTGGCGGGTATGTGCATCCCATGGCTGGGCTACGCTGTGGGCTACGTGGGTGCACGCTTGCTGCGACAGTCGCACGAAGACGCACTCGCCATTTCTGTCGAAATCGGTATCCAGAACACCGGTATCGCCATCTTCCTGCTGCGATACGCGCTGCCACAGCCGGAGGCCGACCTCACCACGG TGGTACCAGTGTCAGTAGCGATCATGACACCTGTACCAAATACCATCGTATACATAATACAGAAGATTATGTCCTG CGTCAGAAACAGAAATGCCCACAAAAAAATCTTGGAGGACGACCTCAAACCAGTTTCCGAGGCCCCTGAGCCCGGCGTCATCTCTACCATTGATGTCAAATAA
- the LOC125073146 gene encoding ileal sodium/bile acid cotransporter-like isoform X1 produces the protein MCPIWPLHLIILYIVAICPMWVLCQAAPNYLAKFLSETVEIHMGEYYYVNVTVTGSDLQVGDKLSLVTENEHIASGKWNSTYLLTDLDVNKGSFYGRLRVDGHFLGRTELVVEANRGTAQYIANGTLPITVTRPQRVIDTIFTTSVAVFVSLIFINFGCAMHWPTVKGVLKRPIGPAIGMCGQFIFMPLISFGLGFLIFPNSPAMRLGMFFTGVSPGGGASNIWTFILGGNLNLSLAMTTISTLASFAFMPAWLFSLGQVVFANASIVVPYVRIATFVAGLIIPLMIGLAMQKLTPRVAAFMVRILKGFSTTLLLFIIIFAIVTNLYIFELFSWEIVVAGMCIPWLGYAVGYVGARLLRQSHEDALAISVEIGIQNTGIAIFLLRYALPQPEADLTTVVPVSVAIMTPVPNTIVYIIQKIMSCRGCKPSETEMPTKKSWRTTSNQFPRPLSPASSLPLMSNKQEENWSSSS, from the exons ATGTGTCCAATATGGCCACTacatctaataattttatacatagtgGCAATTTGTCCTATGTGGGTGCTGTGCCAAGCAGCACCGAACTACCTCGCTAAATTCCTGTCGGAAACGGTGGAGATTCACATGGGCGAATATTATTACGTCAACGTTACTGTCACAG GATCAGATCTGCAAGTAGGTGATAAATTATCGCTAGTTACGGAAAATGAACATATAGCGTCAGGAAAATGGAATTCAACGTATCTCCTCACAGATTTAGATGTTAATAAGGGTAGTTTTTATGGCAGATTGAGGGTGGATGGACATTTTCTTG gtcGAACAGAATTAGTTGTAGAAGCAAATCGTGGTACTGCACAGTATATCGCAAATGGCACTCTACCAATTACGGTGACTAGGCCACAGCGAGTTATAGATACAATATTCACAACCAGTGTTGCTGTATTT GTTTCATTGATCTTCATTAACTTTGGATGCGCGATGCACTGGCCCACTGTTAAGGGCGTGCTGAAGAGACCCATCGGTCCAGCCATCGGTATGTGTGGACAGTTCATCTTTATGCCTctg ATATCATTCGGTCTCGGTTTTCTTATATTCCCGAACTCGCCCGCTATGCGATTAGGAATGTTTTTCACGGGCGTATCGCCCGGTGGCGGAGCGTCGAATATATGGACATTTATATTGGGAGGAAATCTTAATTTATCGCTGGCCATGACCACCATATCTACCCTGGCCTCCTTCG CATTCATGCCAGCCTGGCTGTTCTCTCTCGGACAAGTTGTATTCGCAAATGCGAGCATCGTGGTGCCATACGTTCGTATAGCTACGTTCGTCGCCGGCCTCATTATCCCCTTAATGATCGGCTTGGCCATGCAGAAGCTCACGCCAAGAGTGGCAGCGTTCATGGTCCGGATCCTCAAAGGATTTTCGACCACACTTCTCTTGTTCATCATCATATTCGCAATAGTGACGAATTTGTACATTTTTGAACTGTTCTCTTGGGAg ATAGTAGTGGCGGGTATGTGCATCCCATGGCTGGGCTACGCTGTGGGCTACGTGGGTGCACGCTTGCTGCGACAGTCGCACGAAGACGCACTCGCCATTTCTGTCGAAATCGGTATCCAGAACACCGGTATCGCCATCTTCCTGCTGCGATACGCGCTGCCACAGCCGGAGGCCGACCTCACCACGG TGGTACCAGTGTCAGTAGCGATCATGACACCTGTACCAAATACCATCGTATACATAATACAGAAGATTATGTCCTG CAGGGGATGTAAGC CGTCAGAAACAGAAATGCCCACAAAAAAATCTTGGAGGACGACCTCAAACCAGTTTCCGAGGCCCCTGAGCCCGGCGTCATCTCTACCATTGATGTCAAATAAACAG GAGGAGAATTGGTCATCTTCTTCGTAA